In Bacteroidota bacterium, one genomic interval encodes:
- a CDS encoding outer membrane protein transport protein has product MKKYLFSFLFSLIIGGNVIAGGFQLNEHGAKAMAMGGAFAGLANDLSAFYFNPAGLAFMNGINVSAGTALIAPTGSFRGPSPSIQESKMVNKVFTPSHLYFSYQVNDKLVLGFGANNPFGLGTTWDNNWPGRFAAVVTEVQVFSFNAVAAYKLLDNLSLAAGFQYNFANVEITKQQKLAPFDAEAHVDLKGKDMAAFGFIVGALWKPSLDFSIGATYRSQVKYGFEGDVVTTGPAQVAASLPNAPIAADLTTPAQVIAGIAYKFMPNFVVTADFQYVMWSSYDYLTVTYKSDGKVLTTSERLFEDTWIARLGLEYKYSSALALRAGFLYDRNPVKDEYLDPTLPDANRLGFSGGIGYALTNNLSLDLAYLFLRFQERTITNSKISASGTAGFTPMNGTYNSYANLFSLTFNYKF; this is encoded by the coding sequence GTGAAAAAATATTTATTCTCTTTTCTGTTTTCTCTAATAATTGGAGGAAATGTAATCGCTGGTGGCTTTCAGTTGAATGAACACGGAGCCAAGGCGATGGCGATGGGTGGAGCGTTTGCCGGTTTAGCAAACGATCTCTCAGCGTTTTATTTTAATCCCGCAGGATTGGCTTTCATGAATGGCATCAATGTGTCGGCAGGTACAGCTCTTATTGCTCCTACCGGTTCATTTAGAGGACCATCACCTTCGATACAGGAATCAAAGATGGTGAACAAGGTGTTTACACCAAGTCATCTCTATTTTTCATATCAGGTGAATGATAAGCTCGTGCTTGGTTTTGGTGCCAATAATCCTTTCGGTCTCGGTACTACCTGGGATAACAACTGGCCCGGCAGATTTGCTGCAGTTGTCACAGAAGTACAGGTTTTCAGCTTTAACGCGGTTGCTGCATATAAATTGCTTGATAACCTCAGCCTTGCTGCAGGTTTTCAGTACAATTTCGCCAATGTAGAGATCACTAAACAGCAGAAACTTGCTCCATTCGATGCCGAAGCACATGTTGATCTAAAAGGAAAAGACATGGCGGCATTTGGATTTATCGTAGGTGCATTGTGGAAACCTTCTTTGGATTTCTCCATCGGCGCAACATACAGGAGCCAGGTTAAGTATGGCTTTGAAGGCGATGTCGTTACAACAGGTCCTGCACAGGTTGCAGCATCGTTACCAAATGCTCCGATTGCAGCAGATCTTACAACCCCTGCTCAGGTTATCGCTGGTATCGCCTACAAATTTATGCCAAATTTTGTAGTTACTGCTGATTTTCAGTATGTCATGTGGTCAAGTTACGATTATTTGACAGTTACATACAAATCAGACGGAAAAGTACTTACTACATCGGAAAGATTGTTCGAAGATACATGGATAGCCAGACTTGGACTTGAGTACAAGTATTCTTCAGCTCTCGCTCTTCGTGCAGGTTTCCTGTATGACAGAAATCCTGTAAAAGATGAGTATCTCGATCCTACACTTCCTGATGCCAATAGACTTGGTTTCTCAGGCGGTATTGGTTACGCTCTTACAAACAATTTGAGCCTTGATCTTGCTTATCTATTCCTAAGGTTTCAGGAAAGAACCATTACCAATTCAAAGATTAGTGCATCCGGTACTGCCGGTTTCACTCCTATGAATGGTACCTACAATTCCTATGCAAACCTCTTTTCATTAACATTTAATTATAAATTTTAA
- a CDS encoding acetyl-CoA carboxylase biotin carboxyl carrier protein subunit, which translates to MPDYFVDVNKKEKSVRFTGPGTIVIDNKQYEYRLEEINDNYYLLRLDNRVFRVNRVSGENNNLLILIEGRYFETEIRTNLEQKAHQVLSNVKQKNHHSLIKSPMPGMVLKLKKNAGDEVAQGESIMILEAMKMENDIKSPFSGFIKEIYVSEHSAVEKGAKLFLIG; encoded by the coding sequence ATGCCTGACTATTTTGTTGATGTAAACAAGAAAGAGAAGTCTGTCCGGTTTACGGGACCGGGTACCATTGTGATCGACAACAAACAATATGAGTATCGTCTTGAGGAAATCAACGATAATTATTATTTGCTTCGTTTGGACAACAGAGTTTTTAGAGTAAACAGAGTATCAGGAGAAAACAACAATCTGCTGATACTTATAGAAGGCAGATATTTCGAAACCGAAATAAGGACAAACCTGGAACAGAAAGCCCATCAGGTTCTCTCCAATGTAAAACAGAAAAATCACCACTCATTGATCAAATCACCTATGCCCGGGATGGTTCTTAAGCTTAAGAAGAATGCCGGGGATGAGGTTGCTCAAGGTGAGTCTATCATGATCCTCGAAGCAATGAAGATGGAGAATGATATCAAATCCCCCTTCAGTGGATTTATTAAGGAGATTTATGTCTCCGAACACTCCGCTGTCGAGAAAGGAGCAAAGTTATTTTTAATAGGTTAA